In a genomic window of Larus michahellis chromosome 3, bLarMic1.1, whole genome shotgun sequence:
- the NFKBIE gene encoding NF-kappa-B inhibitor epsilon, with the protein MSRAAGGECRKDAAGWEGEDGQCDSGIESLRSLPGGRETPAAADIPPAAADIPPTAAAETLATETAAEERLDSSYGSGALAEALAGLPAACRPEEPPPPPPEGLSRQQLEALTYVSEDGDTLVHLAIIHCVPAVALCCIAHLPREVLEIQNDLFQTPLHLAVYLEQPSVIQALIHKGVNPGLQDRNGNTPLHLACQQQRLQCAQQLLQASAPPQGTAQPHGQQQDLQLQNWQGLACLHISTLKGNIPMMSLLLESGANIDVREGTSGKTPLHLAVECHNRRAVQFLLRNGAYVDAQMYNGCTPLHLAVGRKDAAIAAILSHSGADTLLRNMEDETAQDLADGNDDLLALLPFDDLKISGKPVVCSE; encoded by the exons ATGtcgcgggcggcgggcggcgagtGCCGCAAGGATGCGgcgggctgggaaggggaggacgGGCAGTGCGACTCGGGCATCGAGTCGCTGCGCTCGCTGCCGGGCGGGAGGGAGACTCCCGCCGCCGCCGACatcccccccgccgctgccgacatcccccccaccgccgccgccgagACCCTCGCCACTGAGACCGCCGCCGAGGAGCGGCTGGACTCCAGCTACGGCTCCGGCGCCCTTGCCGAGGCTCTGGCCGGGCTGCCGGCCGCCTGCCGGcccgaggagccgccgccgccgccgcccgaggGGCTCagccggcagcagctggaggcgcTCACCTACGTTTCGGAGGACGGGGACAC ATTGGTTCACCTAGCCATTATCCACTGTGTCCCAGCTGTGGCACTCTGCTGCATTGCTCacctgcccagagaggtgctggagatCCAAAATGATCTTTTCCAG ACGCCGCTCCACCTCGCCGTGTACCTGGAGCAGCCCAGCGTGATCCAGGCGCTGATCCACAAGGGAGTGAACCCGGGGCTGCAGGACCGCAACGGCAACACCCCGCTGCACCTGGCCTGCCAGCAGCAGCGCCTGCAGtgtgcccagcagctgctgcaggcatcGGCCCCGCCGCAGGGCACGGCACAGCCCCACGGGCAACAACAGGACCTGCAGCTCCAGAACTGGCAAG GCTTGGCCTGTCTGCACATCAGCACCTTGAAGGGGAACATCCCGATgatgtctctgctgctggagagcGGTGCCAACATCGATGTTCGG GAGGGCACGAGCGGGAAGACGCCATTGCACCTGGCCGTGGAGTGCCACAACCGCAGGGCTGTCCAGTTCCTGCTGCGCAACGGGGCGTACGTGGATGCCCAGATGTACAATGGGTGCACCCCGCTCCACCTGGCTGTGGGCCGCAAGGATGCCGCCATCGCCGCCATCCTCTCGCACTCCGGGGCTGACACCCTGCTGAGGAACATGGAGGATGAGACAGCCCAGGACCTGGCCGATGGCAACGATGAT CTCCTCGCCTTGCTGCCCTTTGATGATCTGAAGATCTCAGGGAAGCCCGTGGTGTGCTCTGAATGA
- the SLC35B2 gene encoding adenosine 3'-phospho 5'-phosphosulfate transporter 1 isoform X2 encodes MLSPFLFCLPLMLASLPTMAAAEEIPAALQESWGDFWLFRFFINAAGYASIVVPGFLLIQYFKRRNYLETGRGICFPVIKSCVFGSEVKSLHQEDGSLPPRTEPTESSTARQIFKLVFCAAGLQASYLTWGVLQERVMTRTYGATETDPGEKFKDSQFLVFMNRILAFTVAGLYCALTKQPRHGAPMYKYSFASLSNILSSWCQYEALKYVSFPTQVLAKASKVIPVMMMGKLVSRKSYEYWEYLTAALISVGVSMFLLSSAPNRHMSTVTTFSGIVLLAGYIIFDSFTSNWQDALFTYKMSPVQMMFGVNVFSCLFTVGSLLEQGALLESVRFMARHSEFMAHAVLLSVCSACGQLFIFYTINQFGAAVFTIIMTLRQAFAILLSCLIYGHTVTVMGGLGVAVVFMALFLRVYARSRMKKRSKKLPPGDSPIQKV; translated from the exons ATGCTCTCTCCATTCCT ATTTTGCCTTCCCCTCATGCTGGCTTCCCTCCCTACCatggctgctgctgaagagatCCCCGCTGCCCTGCAGGAGTCTTGGGGGGACTTCTGGCTCTTCCGTTTCTTTATTAATGCTGCTGGCTACGCAAGTATTGTGGTGCCGGGATTCCTCCTCATCCAGTACTTCAAGAGAAGGAATTACCTGGAGACAG GCCGAGGCATTTGCTTCCCTGTCATCAAATCATGCGTGTTCGGCTCTGAGGTGAAGTCTCTACACCAGGAGGATGGCTCCCTGCCACCCCGAACAGAGCCCACCGAGTCCTCTACAGCCCGACAGATCTTCAAGCTGGTCTTCTGCGCTGCTGGTCTACAG GCCTCCTACCTCACATGGGGTGTCCTCCAGGAGCGTGTAATGACAAGAACGTATGGTGCCACCGAAACAGACCCTGGTGAGAAGTTCAAGGACTCCCAGTTCCTAGTGTTCATGAACCGCATCCTTGCCTTCACGGTGGCTGGTCTGTACTGCGCCCTGACCAAGCAGCCACGCCATGGGGCTCCTATGTACAAATACTCTTTTGCCTCCCTCTCCAACatcctcagcagctggtgccagTATGAGGCACTCAAATACGTCAGCTTCCCTACCCAAGTGCTGGCCAAGGCCTCCAAAGTGATCCCAGTGATGATGATGGGCAAACTGGTGTCGCGCAAGAGTTATGAGTACTGGGAGTACTTGACTGCTGCCCTCATCTCCGTGGGGGTCAGCATGTTCCTGCTCTCCAGTGCTCCCAACAGGCATATGTCCACCGTCACCACTTTCTCAGGCATAGTCCTTCTGGCTGGCTACATAATCTTCGACAGCTTCACCTCCAACTGGCAGGACGCCCTCTTCACCTACAAGATGTCTCCTGTGCAGATGATGTTTGGTGTCAATGTCTTCTCCTGCCTTTTCACGGTAGGCTCGCTCCTGGAGCAGGGTGCCTTGCTGGAGTCAGTACGCTTCATGGCCCGCCACTCAGAGTTCATGGCCCACGCTGTGCTGCTCTCGGTGTGCTCCGCCTGTGGCCAGCTCTTCATCTTCTACACCATCAACCAGTTTGGGGCAGCTGTCTTCACCATCATAATGACACTCCGCCAGGCTTTTGccatcctcctctcctgcctcatCTATGGGCACACTGTCACTGTCATGGGCGGCCTGGGTGTAGCCGttgtcttcatggccctcttccTCCGTGTCTACGCCCGCAGCCGCATGAAGAAGCGCAGTAAGAAGCTCCCGCCAGGGGACAGCCCTATACAAAAGGTCTAA
- the SLC35B2 gene encoding adenosine 3'-phospho 5'-phosphosulfate transporter 1 isoform X1, translating into MSVVLLNSRGLFLLHMLPSSLPWDLSAACWWGAGWVAQACGAKLALCRLLQPASSSLCRFCLPLMLASLPTMAAAEEIPAALQESWGDFWLFRFFINAAGYASIVVPGFLLIQYFKRRNYLETGRGICFPVIKSCVFGSEVKSLHQEDGSLPPRTEPTESSTARQIFKLVFCAAGLQASYLTWGVLQERVMTRTYGATETDPGEKFKDSQFLVFMNRILAFTVAGLYCALTKQPRHGAPMYKYSFASLSNILSSWCQYEALKYVSFPTQVLAKASKVIPVMMMGKLVSRKSYEYWEYLTAALISVGVSMFLLSSAPNRHMSTVTTFSGIVLLAGYIIFDSFTSNWQDALFTYKMSPVQMMFGVNVFSCLFTVGSLLEQGALLESVRFMARHSEFMAHAVLLSVCSACGQLFIFYTINQFGAAVFTIIMTLRQAFAILLSCLIYGHTVTVMGGLGVAVVFMALFLRVYARSRMKKRSKKLPPGDSPIQKV; encoded by the exons ATGTCTGTCGTGCTCTTAAACTCTAGAGGGCTTTTCCTACTTCACATGCTGCCATCATCGCTGCCGTGGGATCTGAGTGCTgcctgctggtggggagcaggcTGGGTGGCACAGGCATGCGGAGCGAAGCTGGCCCTGTGCCGGTTGCTGCAGCCTGCCTCTTCATCTCTCTGCAGATTTTGCCTTCCCCTCATGCTGGCTTCCCTCCCTACCatggctgctgctgaagagatCCCCGCTGCCCTGCAGGAGTCTTGGGGGGACTTCTGGCTCTTCCGTTTCTTTATTAATGCTGCTGGCTACGCAAGTATTGTGGTGCCGGGATTCCTCCTCATCCAGTACTTCAAGAGAAGGAATTACCTGGAGACAG GCCGAGGCATTTGCTTCCCTGTCATCAAATCATGCGTGTTCGGCTCTGAGGTGAAGTCTCTACACCAGGAGGATGGCTCCCTGCCACCCCGAACAGAGCCCACCGAGTCCTCTACAGCCCGACAGATCTTCAAGCTGGTCTTCTGCGCTGCTGGTCTACAG GCCTCCTACCTCACATGGGGTGTCCTCCAGGAGCGTGTAATGACAAGAACGTATGGTGCCACCGAAACAGACCCTGGTGAGAAGTTCAAGGACTCCCAGTTCCTAGTGTTCATGAACCGCATCCTTGCCTTCACGGTGGCTGGTCTGTACTGCGCCCTGACCAAGCAGCCACGCCATGGGGCTCCTATGTACAAATACTCTTTTGCCTCCCTCTCCAACatcctcagcagctggtgccagTATGAGGCACTCAAATACGTCAGCTTCCCTACCCAAGTGCTGGCCAAGGCCTCCAAAGTGATCCCAGTGATGATGATGGGCAAACTGGTGTCGCGCAAGAGTTATGAGTACTGGGAGTACTTGACTGCTGCCCTCATCTCCGTGGGGGTCAGCATGTTCCTGCTCTCCAGTGCTCCCAACAGGCATATGTCCACCGTCACCACTTTCTCAGGCATAGTCCTTCTGGCTGGCTACATAATCTTCGACAGCTTCACCTCCAACTGGCAGGACGCCCTCTTCACCTACAAGATGTCTCCTGTGCAGATGATGTTTGGTGTCAATGTCTTCTCCTGCCTTTTCACGGTAGGCTCGCTCCTGGAGCAGGGTGCCTTGCTGGAGTCAGTACGCTTCATGGCCCGCCACTCAGAGTTCATGGCCCACGCTGTGCTGCTCTCGGTGTGCTCCGCCTGTGGCCAGCTCTTCATCTTCTACACCATCAACCAGTTTGGGGCAGCTGTCTTCACCATCATAATGACACTCCGCCAGGCTTTTGccatcctcctctcctgcctcatCTATGGGCACACTGTCACTGTCATGGGCGGCCTGGGTGTAGCCGttgtcttcatggccctcttccTCCGTGTCTACGCCCGCAGCCGCATGAAGAAGCGCAGTAAGAAGCTCCCGCCAGGGGACAGCCCTATACAAAAGGTCTAA
- the SLC35B2 gene encoding adenosine 3'-phospho 5'-phosphosulfate transporter 1 isoform X3 — MLASLPTMAAAEEIPAALQESWGDFWLFRFFINAAGYASIVVPGFLLIQYFKRRNYLETGRGICFPVIKSCVFGSEVKSLHQEDGSLPPRTEPTESSTARQIFKLVFCAAGLQASYLTWGVLQERVMTRTYGATETDPGEKFKDSQFLVFMNRILAFTVAGLYCALTKQPRHGAPMYKYSFASLSNILSSWCQYEALKYVSFPTQVLAKASKVIPVMMMGKLVSRKSYEYWEYLTAALISVGVSMFLLSSAPNRHMSTVTTFSGIVLLAGYIIFDSFTSNWQDALFTYKMSPVQMMFGVNVFSCLFTVGSLLEQGALLESVRFMARHSEFMAHAVLLSVCSACGQLFIFYTINQFGAAVFTIIMTLRQAFAILLSCLIYGHTVTVMGGLGVAVVFMALFLRVYARSRMKKRSKKLPPGDSPIQKV; from the exons ATGCTGGCTTCCCTCCCTACCatggctgctgctgaagagatCCCCGCTGCCCTGCAGGAGTCTTGGGGGGACTTCTGGCTCTTCCGTTTCTTTATTAATGCTGCTGGCTACGCAAGTATTGTGGTGCCGGGATTCCTCCTCATCCAGTACTTCAAGAGAAGGAATTACCTGGAGACAG GCCGAGGCATTTGCTTCCCTGTCATCAAATCATGCGTGTTCGGCTCTGAGGTGAAGTCTCTACACCAGGAGGATGGCTCCCTGCCACCCCGAACAGAGCCCACCGAGTCCTCTACAGCCCGACAGATCTTCAAGCTGGTCTTCTGCGCTGCTGGTCTACAG GCCTCCTACCTCACATGGGGTGTCCTCCAGGAGCGTGTAATGACAAGAACGTATGGTGCCACCGAAACAGACCCTGGTGAGAAGTTCAAGGACTCCCAGTTCCTAGTGTTCATGAACCGCATCCTTGCCTTCACGGTGGCTGGTCTGTACTGCGCCCTGACCAAGCAGCCACGCCATGGGGCTCCTATGTACAAATACTCTTTTGCCTCCCTCTCCAACatcctcagcagctggtgccagTATGAGGCACTCAAATACGTCAGCTTCCCTACCCAAGTGCTGGCCAAGGCCTCCAAAGTGATCCCAGTGATGATGATGGGCAAACTGGTGTCGCGCAAGAGTTATGAGTACTGGGAGTACTTGACTGCTGCCCTCATCTCCGTGGGGGTCAGCATGTTCCTGCTCTCCAGTGCTCCCAACAGGCATATGTCCACCGTCACCACTTTCTCAGGCATAGTCCTTCTGGCTGGCTACATAATCTTCGACAGCTTCACCTCCAACTGGCAGGACGCCCTCTTCACCTACAAGATGTCTCCTGTGCAGATGATGTTTGGTGTCAATGTCTTCTCCTGCCTTTTCACGGTAGGCTCGCTCCTGGAGCAGGGTGCCTTGCTGGAGTCAGTACGCTTCATGGCCCGCCACTCAGAGTTCATGGCCCACGCTGTGCTGCTCTCGGTGTGCTCCGCCTGTGGCCAGCTCTTCATCTTCTACACCATCAACCAGTTTGGGGCAGCTGTCTTCACCATCATAATGACACTCCGCCAGGCTTTTGccatcctcctctcctgcctcatCTATGGGCACACTGTCACTGTCATGGGCGGCCTGGGTGTAGCCGttgtcttcatggccctcttccTCCGTGTCTACGCCCGCAGCCGCATGAAGAAGCGCAGTAAGAAGCTCCCGCCAGGGGACAGCCCTATACAAAAGGTCTAA